A window of the Streptomyces sp. NBC_01351 genome harbors these coding sequences:
- a CDS encoding MarR family winged helix-turn-helix transcriptional regulator: MPSSPANSDLPAAQNAPAGAGLLDALQHQVAVFARRAEQTRLGGVGQARNSMDRAAYLLLNRLDLEGPMGVKALAGGMGIDSSTVTRQVAPLVDSGLVKRTSHPEDGRAVVLALSPRGLTRLEEVRSSRRELMARVTEGWSEEERESFTALLTRFNLSLSELMAAVADAGPAS; the protein is encoded by the coding sequence ATGCCTTCATCCCCGGCCAATTCCGACCTGCCCGCGGCGCAGAACGCGCCTGCCGGAGCGGGCCTCCTCGACGCGCTCCAGCACCAGGTCGCCGTCTTCGCGCGCCGTGCCGAGCAGACCCGCCTGGGCGGCGTCGGCCAGGCCCGCAACTCCATGGACCGGGCCGCGTACCTGCTGCTGAACCGGCTCGACCTGGAGGGCCCGATGGGCGTCAAGGCGCTCGCCGGCGGCATGGGCATCGACTCCTCCACGGTCACCCGGCAGGTCGCGCCGCTCGTCGACAGCGGCCTGGTCAAGCGGACTTCGCACCCCGAGGACGGCCGGGCCGTGGTCCTGGCGCTGTCCCCGCGGGGGTTGACCCGGCTGGAGGAGGTCCGTTCCTCGCGGCGCGAGCTGATGGCGCGGGTGACGGAGGGGTGGTCCGAGGAGGAGCGCGAGTCCTTCACGGCGCTGCTGACGCGCTTCAACCTGTCGCTCTCCGAGCTGATGGCGGCCGTGGCCGACGCCGGCCCGGCCTCCTGA
- a CDS encoding sigma factor-like helix-turn-helix DNA-binding protein, with amino-acid sequence MRALDQRTSPYAEFETFVAGAAGRLLHVAILLTGEPETARRLLAGALARTYAHWQRVRGDDPYDFTRQELCAAFARTAWRHHRGGGVLARLSPLERLVLVLRIYEGVAEEVTAAQLGLPAERVRVLCNRAVAELR; translated from the coding sequence ATGCGGGCGTTGGACCAACGGACGAGCCCCTACGCGGAGTTCGAGACCTTCGTCGCGGGCGCGGCGGGGCGGCTCCTGCACGTCGCGATCCTGCTGACGGGCGAACCGGAGACGGCCCGAAGGCTGCTGGCGGGCGCGCTGGCCCGTACGTACGCGCACTGGCAGCGCGTGCGCGGGGACGACCCGTACGACTTCACCCGCCAGGAACTGTGCGCCGCGTTCGCCCGTACCGCGTGGCGGCACCACCGGGGCGGCGGGGTGCTGGCCCGGCTGAGCCCGCTGGAGCGGCTCGTACTCGTCCTGCGGATCTACGAAGGGGTCGCGGAGGAAGTCACGGCTGCGCAGCTGGGCCTGCCGGCGGAACGGGTCCGCGTGCTGTGCAACCGGGCCGTGGCGGAGCTGCGGTGA
- a CDS encoding cystathionine gamma-synthase, with translation MSDDSHEHQSFETRAIHAGNTADPLTGAVVPPIYQVSTYKQDGVGGLRGGYEYSRSANPTRTALEENLAALEGGSRGLAFASGLAAEDCLLRTLLSPGDHVVIPNDAYGGTFRLFAKVVSRWGVEWSVADTSDAESVRAALTPKTKVIWVETPSNPLLGITDIAVVADIARTAGAKLVVDNTFASPYLQQPLALGADVVVHSLTKYMGGHSDVVGGALVTADAALGEELAYHQNAMGAVAGPFDSWIVLRGIKTLAVRMDRHAENAAKVVELLARHPKVHKVLYPGLPEHPGHEVAAKQMRNFGGMVSFQVVGGEEAAVEVCNRAKLFTLGESLGGVESLIEHPGRMTHASAAGSALEVPADLVRLSVGIENADDLLADLTQALG, from the coding sequence ATGAGCGACGACAGCCACGAGCACCAGAGCTTCGAGACCCGCGCGATCCACGCGGGCAACACGGCGGACCCGCTGACCGGCGCGGTCGTACCCCCGATCTACCAGGTTTCCACCTACAAGCAGGACGGCGTCGGCGGCCTGCGCGGCGGCTACGAGTACAGCCGCAGCGCCAACCCGACCCGCACCGCGCTGGAGGAGAACCTCGCGGCACTGGAGGGCGGCAGCCGCGGGCTCGCCTTCGCGTCCGGGCTCGCCGCCGAGGACTGCCTCCTGCGCACGCTGCTCTCCCCGGGCGACCACGTGGTCATCCCGAACGACGCGTACGGCGGCACCTTCCGACTCTTCGCGAAGGTCGTCTCCCGCTGGGGCGTGGAGTGGTCGGTGGCCGACACCTCCGACGCGGAGTCCGTACGGGCCGCGCTCACCCCGAAGACCAAGGTCATCTGGGTCGAGACCCCGTCGAACCCGCTGCTCGGCATCACCGACATCGCCGTCGTCGCCGACATCGCGCGGACGGCCGGCGCGAAGCTGGTCGTGGACAACACCTTCGCCTCCCCCTACCTCCAGCAGCCCCTCGCGCTCGGCGCGGACGTGGTCGTGCACTCGCTGACGAAGTACATGGGCGGGCACTCGGACGTCGTCGGCGGCGCGCTGGTCACGGCGGACGCGGCGCTCGGCGAGGAACTCGCCTACCACCAGAACGCGATGGGCGCGGTGGCCGGGCCCTTCGACTCGTGGATCGTGCTGCGCGGCATCAAGACGCTGGCCGTCCGAATGGACCGGCACGCGGAGAACGCGGCGAAGGTCGTCGAGCTGCTGGCCCGCCACCCGAAGGTGCACAAGGTCCTCTACCCGGGCCTGCCGGAGCACCCGGGCCACGAGGTCGCCGCGAAGCAGATGCGGAACTTCGGCGGCATGGTGTCCTTCCAGGTCGTGGGCGGCGAGGAGGCGGCGGTCGAGGTCTGCAACCGCGCGAAGCTCTTCACCCTCGGGGAGTCCCTGGGCGGCGTCGAGTCCCTGATCGAGCACCCGGGGCGGATGACGCACGCGTCGGCGGCCGGGTCGGCGCTGGAGGTCCCGGCGGACCTGGTCCGGCTGTCGGTGGGCATCGAGAACGCGGACGACCTCCTGGCGGACCTGACCCAGGCCCTGGGCTGA
- the msrA gene encoding peptide-methionine (S)-S-oxide reductase MsrA: MFSYRRTPELPTREEALTGRAEPLFTLPEKHTVLGNPLAGPYPAHLEVADFGLGCFWGAERKFWQTPGVWTTLAGYQGGFTENPTYEEVCSGQTGHTEVVRVVFDPTQVSYSALLKLFWESHNPTQGFRQGNDVGTQYRSAVYTHSPAHQQTAEASRETYQQVLTSSGHAQITTAILPATDRPFWPAEAHHQQYLDRNPGGYCGIGGTGVSCPIGIAAAE, encoded by the coding sequence ATGTTCTCGTACCGCCGCACGCCCGAGCTCCCCACTCGCGAGGAGGCCCTGACGGGCCGCGCGGAGCCGCTGTTCACCCTGCCCGAGAAGCACACGGTCCTCGGCAACCCGCTGGCCGGCCCGTATCCCGCGCACCTGGAAGTGGCCGACTTCGGCCTGGGCTGCTTCTGGGGCGCGGAGCGCAAGTTCTGGCAGACCCCCGGGGTCTGGACCACCCTGGCCGGCTACCAGGGCGGTTTCACCGAGAACCCGACGTACGAGGAGGTCTGCTCGGGCCAGACCGGCCACACGGAGGTCGTCCGCGTGGTCTTCGACCCGACGCAGGTCTCCTACTCCGCCCTCCTGAAGCTGTTCTGGGAGTCCCACAACCCCACGCAGGGCTTCCGCCAGGGCAACGACGTCGGCACCCAGTACCGCTCGGCGGTCTACACCCACTCCCCCGCCCACCAGCAGACGGCGGAAGCCTCCCGCGAGACCTACCAGCAGGTCCTCACGTCCTCGGGCCACGCCCAGATCACGACGGCGATCCTCCCGGCCACGGACCGCCCGTTCTGGCCGGCGGAGGCACATCACCAGCAGTACTTGGACCGCAATCCGGGCGGCTACTGCGGAATCGGCGGCACGGGCGTGAGCTGCCCGATCGGCATCGCCGCGGCGGAGTGA
- a CDS encoding sulfatase-like hydrolase/transferase produces MSSRRHFLAGSAAAAGLAAVPQLTAAAPAAATTAAGTPGPPHLVVILADDLGYGDLGAYGQKLISTPRIDQLAAEGLRFTDAYSAAAVCAPSRAALLTGLHTGHAAVRANPSSGGQGSLGAGDTTFAEVLRARGYRTGLFGKWGFGPEAADQPSHPGARGFEEFYGYIDHSHAHQYYPTYLWHNGAKETVPTGTFAPTAIAERALGFIDAHAAGPDPFLLYLAPNLPHAPSDIPDVGAYASQSWTQANKAHAAQISLLDAQVGAVVDRLKALGIANRTVVLVASDNGPHEEGGVNPDLFDANGPLRGYKRNLYEGGVRVPLIAWAPGRIAAGTTSARPTPLYDVLPTLAELAGGAPAPSDIDGLSAAPVLNGAPALAPLHNHLYWYRDEQGVTSRANTVDGGRAKQVAEAIRKDHWKAVRFAPARDRTVADSKWEFELYNLTTDLAEKNDVAAKNPSVVSSLTALLRASWSDTYVRRAWGLTATVDAVASTLTTTVSNGTTRPWPDVRVTLPLPSGWTATPTTATTALSLGPGESLTTTWKVAPPSAAPVLLVPEATTSSALRFTAPTRYTPLPAPPTQDSYLSDLPWVSATNGWGPVEIDRSNGKQAAGDGTPIAFGGVTYPKGLGVHAPSEIVYHLGGRASRFTALVGIDDFSTKQSSAGATRAIVRGDGRTLLTTPTLTGASGPTAIDLDVTGIRLLHLVVEDANARSSYDHTSWASAHVTVV; encoded by the coding sequence ATGTCCAGCCGCCGCCATTTCCTCGCCGGATCCGCGGCCGCCGCCGGTCTCGCCGCCGTGCCGCAGCTCACGGCGGCGGCCCCGGCGGCGGCCACGACGGCAGCCGGCACACCCGGCCCGCCCCACCTGGTGGTGATCCTGGCCGACGACCTCGGCTACGGCGACCTGGGTGCGTACGGCCAGAAACTGATCAGCACCCCGCGCATCGACCAACTCGCCGCCGAGGGGCTCCGGTTCACCGACGCCTACTCCGCGGCCGCCGTCTGCGCCCCCTCCCGCGCCGCCCTGCTCACCGGCCTGCACACCGGCCACGCCGCCGTCCGCGCCAACCCCTCCAGCGGCGGCCAGGGCAGCCTCGGCGCCGGGGACACCACCTTCGCGGAGGTGCTGCGCGCGCGTGGCTACCGTACGGGCCTGTTCGGCAAGTGGGGCTTCGGTCCCGAGGCCGCGGACCAGCCCAGCCACCCGGGCGCGCGCGGCTTCGAGGAGTTCTACGGGTACATCGACCACAGCCACGCCCACCAGTACTACCCGACCTACCTCTGGCACAACGGCGCCAAGGAGACCGTCCCGACGGGCACCTTCGCCCCCACCGCGATCGCCGAGCGCGCGCTCGGCTTCATCGACGCCCACGCCGCCGGACCCGACCCCTTCCTGCTCTACCTGGCCCCGAACCTGCCGCACGCGCCGAGCGACATCCCCGACGTCGGCGCGTACGCCTCGCAGTCGTGGACGCAGGCGAACAAGGCGCACGCGGCGCAGATCAGCCTCCTCGACGCGCAGGTCGGCGCGGTCGTGGACCGGCTGAAGGCGCTGGGGATCGCCAACCGGACCGTGGTCCTGGTGGCCTCCGACAACGGCCCGCACGAGGAAGGCGGCGTGAACCCCGACCTCTTCGACGCGAACGGCCCGCTGCGCGGCTACAAGCGCAACCTGTACGAGGGCGGCGTACGCGTCCCGCTGATCGCCTGGGCCCCGGGCCGGATCGCCGCGGGCACCACCAGCGCCCGCCCCACCCCGCTGTACGACGTCCTGCCCACCCTCGCCGAGCTGGCGGGCGGTGCCCCGGCCCCCTCGGACATCGACGGCCTCTCGGCGGCCCCGGTCCTGAACGGCGCACCCGCCCTCGCCCCGCTCCACAACCACCTGTACTGGTACCGCGACGAGCAGGGCGTCACCAGCCGGGCGAACACGGTGGACGGCGGCCGGGCGAAGCAGGTGGCGGAGGCGATCCGCAAGGACCACTGGAAGGCCGTACGGTTCGCCCCGGCGCGGGACCGTACCGTGGCGGACTCGAAGTGGGAGTTCGAGCTCTACAACCTGACGACGGACCTCGCCGAGAAGAACGACGTGGCGGCGAAGAACCCGTCGGTGGTCTCGTCCCTGACGGCCCTGCTCCGCGCCTCGTGGTCGGACACGTACGTGCGCCGCGCGTGGGGCCTCACGGCGACCGTGGACGCGGTGGCCTCGACGCTCACCACGACCGTCTCGAACGGCACGACCCGCCCCTGGCCGGACGTCCGCGTCACCCTCCCGCTCCCGTCGGGCTGGACGGCTACGCCGACGACCGCGACGACCGCGCTCTCCCTCGGCCCCGGCGAGTCCTTGACCACGACGTGGAAGGTCGCCCCGCCTTCGGCGGCTCCTGTCCTGCTCGTCCCGGAGGCCACCACCTCGTCCGCCCTCCGCTTCACGGCGCCCACCCGCTACACACCGCTCCCGGCCCCGCCCACGCAGGACAGCTACCTCAGCGACCTCCCGTGGGTCTCGGCCACCAACGGCTGGGGCCCGGTGGAGATCGACCGCTCCAACGGCAAGCAGGCGGCGGGCGACGGCACCCCGATCGCCTTCGGCGGCGTCACGTACCCCAAGGGCTTGGGCGTCCACGCCCCCTCGGAGATCGTCTACCACCTCGGCGGCCGGGCGTCCCGCTTCACGGCGCTCGTCGGCATCGACGACTTCTCGACGAAGCAGTCCTCGGCCGGCGCCACCCGCGCCATCGTCCGCGGCGACGGCCGCACCCTCCTCACCACCCCCACCCTCACGGGCGCGAGCGGCCCCACGGCCATCGACCTCGACGTCACGGGCATCCGCCTCCTCCACCTGGTGGTGGAGGACGCCAACGCCCGCTCCTCGTACGACCACACGTCCTGGGCCTCGGCCCACGTGACGGTGGTCTGA
- a CDS encoding NAD(P)-dependent alcohol dehydrogenase: MSATPATPATSVTRVAAYAAPAPKAPLERTTVPRRPVGEHDVLIDIKYAGICHSDIHQVRDGWGKGIYPMVPGHEIAGVVTEVGPGVTKFAVGDRVGVGCFVDSCRECEYCLRGDEQFCVKGMTGTYNALDQNGDPTYGGYSTHVVVDENYTVRIPDGLALDVAAPLLCAGITLYSPLKHWHAGPGKKVAVVGLGGLGHMGVKIAAALGAEVTVLSQSLRKREDGLKLGASHYYATSDETTFEQLAGTFDLILSTVSAPLGLDAYLRLLKVDGALVNVGAPEEPVALNLFSVIGGRKTLAGSMIGGIAETQEMLDFCAEHGLGAEIELIAADGINEAYERVLSSDVRYRFVIDASTI; the protein is encoded by the coding sequence ATGTCCGCCACGCCCGCCACGCCCGCCACGTCTGTCACCCGGGTCGCCGCCTACGCCGCCCCCGCTCCCAAGGCCCCGCTGGAGCGCACCACCGTTCCGCGCCGCCCCGTCGGCGAGCACGACGTCCTCATCGACATCAAGTACGCCGGCATCTGCCACTCCGACATCCACCAGGTGCGCGACGGCTGGGGCAAAGGCATCTACCCCATGGTCCCCGGCCACGAGATCGCCGGTGTCGTCACCGAAGTCGGTCCGGGCGTCACCAAATTCGCGGTCGGTGACCGCGTCGGCGTCGGCTGCTTCGTCGACTCCTGCCGTGAGTGCGAGTACTGCCTGCGCGGGGACGAGCAGTTCTGCGTCAAGGGCATGACCGGCACCTACAACGCCCTCGACCAGAACGGCGACCCCACGTACGGCGGGTACTCCACCCACGTCGTCGTCGACGAGAACTACACCGTCCGCATTCCCGACGGCCTCGCCCTCGACGTCGCCGCCCCGCTGCTGTGCGCCGGCATCACCCTCTACTCCCCGCTCAAGCACTGGCACGCGGGCCCCGGCAAGAAGGTCGCGGTCGTCGGCCTCGGCGGCCTCGGCCACATGGGCGTGAAGATCGCGGCGGCGCTGGGCGCGGAGGTCACCGTCCTGTCGCAGTCGCTGCGCAAGCGGGAGGACGGCCTGAAGCTGGGCGCCTCCCACTACTACGCCACCAGCGACGAGACCACCTTCGAGCAGCTGGCCGGCACCTTCGACCTGATCCTGTCGACCGTCTCCGCGCCGCTCGGCCTGGACGCGTACCTCCGCCTGCTGAAGGTCGACGGCGCCCTGGTGAACGTCGGCGCCCCGGAGGAGCCCGTCGCGCTCAACCTCTTCTCGGTCATCGGCGGCCGCAAGACCCTCGCCGGATCGATGATCGGCGGGATCGCCGAGACCCAGGAGATGCTGGACTTCTGCGCCGAACACGGCCTGGGCGCGGAGATCGAGCTGATCGCCGCCGACGGGATCAACGAGGCGTACGAGCGGGTCCTGTCGAGCGACGTCCGCTACCGCTTCGTGATCGACGCCTCGACGATCTGA
- a CDS encoding helix-turn-helix transcriptional regulator, which produces MDQLDQRAELGEFLRSRRARLRPSDVGLPDYGRHRRVPGLRREELAQLAGVSVAYYTRLEQGAGHNVSAEVLDAIARALRLDGTEQAHLTHLARPKARRRRQGHRPQQARPELRALLDAMEGVPAYLVGRRQDVIGWNRLAAAVFGDFGKLPAQERNLVRLVFLDPATAELLVDWECRACEVVSNLRMYAGENPDDEQLSALVGELSVKNEEFRRLWAAHTVADKTHGVKRLRHPLVGELELSFQTLRLPDDPAQYLVAFHAAPGSPSADALRLLASWSAPEAPEAPGAAKAPAIAANPATPEEGAAAWDPAATA; this is translated from the coding sequence ATGGACCAGCTTGATCAGCGTGCCGAGCTCGGCGAGTTCCTCCGCTCCCGACGGGCCCGGCTGCGCCCCTCGGACGTGGGCCTGCCCGACTACGGGCGCCACCGGCGCGTCCCCGGGTTGCGCCGCGAGGAGCTGGCGCAGCTGGCCGGGGTCTCCGTCGCGTACTACACGCGGCTGGAGCAGGGCGCCGGGCACAACGTGTCCGCGGAGGTGCTGGACGCCATCGCGCGCGCCCTGCGCCTCGACGGCACCGAGCAGGCGCACCTGACCCACCTGGCCCGCCCGAAGGCGCGCAGGCGCCGCCAGGGCCACCGCCCCCAGCAGGCGCGGCCGGAGCTGCGGGCGCTGCTGGACGCGATGGAGGGCGTACCGGCCTATCTGGTGGGGCGCCGGCAGGACGTCATCGGCTGGAACCGGCTGGCGGCGGCGGTCTTCGGGGACTTCGGGAAGCTGCCGGCGCAGGAGCGGAACCTGGTGCGGCTGGTGTTCCTGGACCCGGCGACGGCCGAGCTGTTGGTGGACTGGGAGTGCCGGGCGTGCGAGGTCGTCAGCAACCTGCGGATGTACGCCGGCGAGAACCCGGACGACGAGCAGCTGTCCGCGCTGGTCGGGGAGTTGTCGGTGAAGAACGAGGAGTTCCGGCGGCTGTGGGCGGCGCACACGGTGGCCGACAAGACGCACGGGGTGAAGCGGCTGCGGCATCCGCTGGTGGGCGAGTTGGAGCTGTCCTTCCAGACGCTGCGGCTGCCGGACGATCCGGCGCAGTACCTGGTGGCCTTCCACGCGGCGCCGGGCTCCCCGTCCGCGGACGCACTGCGGCTGCTGGCGTCGTGGTCGGCCCCCGAGGCCCCCGAGGCTCCCGGAGCCGCCAAGGCCCCCGCGATCGCCGCGAACCCCGCGACCCCCGAGGAGGGGGCCGCGGCATGGGACCCGGCCGCTACAGCTTGA
- a CDS encoding GNAT family N-acetyltransferase, translating to MMIRSLAVPPSDADVDAWTAVLAAAQGADLPQLPPPSRVEVAGRLCVAPARGRAALWAADEGAGVAGLLLFTDETNAHTAFLDVLAVRPDARRRGVGTALWQRVREELLAQGRTSVSTLVDLGSPGQAFAESLGFENVLPMAWYVQDVPRQQPDPEPAPGYELLTWHGLVPEEWAQAAAVAHGAMEDAPMGDVDEQFEAWSAGRLHAAYQLILDRGGEITTVAAVTAQGEVAAYTELVLPDPAGPRALQYDTVVVPAHRGHGLGLAVKRGMLASAARRYPALARIATTVADENTPMLRVNEALGYRRERGTGYFQLKL from the coding sequence ATGATGATCAGATCCCTCGCCGTGCCCCCGTCCGACGCCGACGTGGACGCCTGGACGGCGGTCCTCGCCGCCGCGCAGGGCGCCGACCTGCCGCAGCTGCCGCCGCCGTCCCGGGTGGAGGTCGCCGGGCGCCTGTGCGTCGCGCCGGCGCGCGGGCGCGCCGCGCTGTGGGCGGCCGACGAGGGCGCGGGCGTGGCGGGTCTGCTCCTGTTCACGGACGAGACCAACGCGCACACCGCGTTCCTGGACGTGCTGGCCGTACGCCCGGACGCGCGCCGCCGGGGCGTCGGCACGGCCCTGTGGCAGCGGGTCCGCGAGGAACTCCTCGCCCAGGGCCGGACGTCGGTCTCCACGCTCGTGGACCTGGGCAGCCCCGGGCAGGCGTTCGCCGAGTCCCTCGGGTTCGAGAACGTCCTGCCGATGGCCTGGTACGTACAGGACGTGCCCCGGCAGCAGCCGGACCCGGAACCCGCGCCCGGCTACGAACTCCTGACCTGGCACGGCCTGGTGCCCGAGGAATGGGCGCAGGCGGCCGCCGTGGCCCACGGGGCGATGGAGGACGCGCCGATGGGGGACGTCGACGAGCAGTTCGAGGCCTGGTCGGCCGGGCGGCTGCACGCCGCGTACCAGCTGATCCTCGACCGGGGCGGCGAGATCACCACGGTCGCCGCCGTGACCGCGCAGGGTGAGGTGGCGGCGTACACGGAGCTCGTCCTGCCCGATCCCGCCGGCCCGCGCGCTCTCCAGTACGACACGGTCGTCGTCCCCGCCCACCGGGGCCACGGCCTCGGCCTCGCGGTGAAGCGGGGCATGCTGGCGTCGGCCGCGCGGCGGTATCCGGCCCTGGCGCGGATCGCCACGACGGTGGCGGACGAGAACACCCCCATGCTCCGGGTGAACGAGGCCCTGGGCTACCGCCGCGAGCGCGGCACGGGGTACTTCCAGCTCAAGCTGTAG
- a CDS encoding L,D-transpeptidase produces the protein MEWRVRTDSKRRRRSLMGISAVLGGVLVLSACSGGGGDTPKASESSKSQADVDAAAAKDASKAKITITPKDGATNVGLNDATTVAVSDGTLTAVELKTSEGTAVAGKIAGDGKSWKPDTALKRSTKYALSATAKDDAGREAHENASFTTVSPENSFVGSFIPDEGQTVGVGMPVSITFNKAIKDKKAVQAAITVSSSSGQEVVGHWFGAQRLDFRPEQYWQANSTVTLKLALEGVQGAPGVQGVQNKTVTFKIGRSQVSTVDAKSKKMTVTRDGAVVKTIPISAGAPENPTYNGQMVISEKFKETRMNGATVGFTDDDGKGEYDIKDVPHAMRLSTSGTFIHGNYWGADSVFGSANTSHGCVGLNDVKGANDPNQPAAWFYDNSLIGDVVTVVNSPDKTITPDNGLNGWNMSWADWKAGAAV, from the coding sequence ATGGAGTGGCGTGTGAGGACGGACAGCAAGCGGCGGAGAAGGTCCTTGATGGGCATATCCGCCGTGCTCGGTGGCGTACTGGTGCTTTCTGCGTGCAGCGGCGGAGGCGGTGACACGCCGAAGGCGAGCGAGAGCAGCAAGTCCCAGGCGGACGTCGACGCGGCGGCGGCCAAGGACGCGTCCAAGGCCAAGATAACGATCACGCCGAAGGACGGCGCCACCAACGTCGGCCTCAACGACGCCACCACCGTCGCCGTCAGCGACGGCACGCTGACCGCCGTCGAGCTGAAGACCTCCGAGGGCACGGCCGTTGCCGGCAAGATCGCCGGCGACGGCAAGAGCTGGAAGCCCGACACCGCGCTGAAGCGCTCCACGAAGTACGCCCTGTCGGCGACCGCGAAGGACGACGCGGGCCGCGAGGCGCACGAGAACGCCTCCTTCACCACCGTCTCCCCGGAGAACAGCTTCGTCGGCTCGTTCATACCGGACGAGGGCCAGACGGTCGGCGTGGGCATGCCGGTCTCGATCACCTTCAACAAGGCGATCAAGGACAAGAAGGCCGTCCAGGCGGCCATCACGGTCTCCTCCAGCAGCGGCCAGGAAGTCGTCGGCCACTGGTTCGGCGCCCAGCGCCTGGACTTCCGTCCGGAGCAGTACTGGCAGGCGAACTCCACCGTCACGCTGAAGCTCGCGCTCGAAGGCGTGCAGGGTGCTCCCGGCGTCCAGGGCGTCCAGAACAAGACCGTGACCTTCAAGATCGGCCGCAGCCAGGTCTCCACGGTCGACGCGAAGTCGAAGAAGATGACGGTCACCCGGGACGGCGCGGTCGTCAAGACCATCCCGATCTCGGCGGGCGCCCCGGAGAACCCGACGTACAACGGCCAGATGGTGATCTCCGAGAAGTTCAAGGAGACCCGGATGAACGGTGCCACCGTCGGCTTCACGGACGACGACGGCAAGGGCGAGTACGACATCAAGGACGTCCCGCACGCGATGCGCCTGTCGACCTCGGGCACCTTCATCCACGGCAACTACTGGGGTGCGGACTCCGTCTTCGGCAGCGCCAACACCAGCCACGGCTGTGTCGGCCTGAACGACGTCAAGGGCGCGAACGACCCGAACCAGCCGGCGGCCTGGTTCTACGACAACTCACTCATCGGCGACGTGGTCACCGTGGTCAACTCCCCGGACAAGACCATCACGCCCGACAACGGCCTCAACGGCTGGAACATGAGCTGGGCGGACTGGAAGGCCGGCGCGGCCGTCTGA